One part of the Entelurus aequoreus isolate RoL-2023_Sb linkage group LG05, RoL_Eaeq_v1.1, whole genome shotgun sequence genome encodes these proteins:
- the scp2a gene encoding sterol carrier protein 2 translates to MLASKARQVTSSSTCRLRPTMAPRNTNRVFVVGVGMTKFDKPGARGDYDYPDMAKEAGQKALADAGIPYSAIEQACVGYVYGDSTCGQRAIYHSLGLSGIPIINVNNNCSTGSTALFLARQLVRGGLADCVLALGFEKMERGSLSSKYMDRTSPMDKHMEVMINRYGMVAAPAAAQMFGNAGREHMEKYGTKPEHFAKIAWKNHKHSTNNPYSQFQDEYTLEQVMNSRKVFEFLTLLQCCPTSDGAGAAVLASEDFVRRHSLEKQAVEILAQEMVTDLASTFDQNSCIKMVGYDMSRVAAKKCFDAAGLTPDDVSVVELHDCFSANELITYEALGLCPEGKGGDLIDRGDNTYGGKFVINPSGGLISKGHPLGATGLAQCAELCWQLRGQAGRRQVPGAQVALQHNIGLGGAVVVTLYRMGFSQDGSARVSAVPTHASHSLEAFKAYPVFREIEKRLQEEGEQLVKKIGGVFAFQVKDGPGGKEATWFVDVKNGSGSVANQPGTKADCTLSMSDEDLLELMTGKLNPQTAFFTGKLKVTGNMGMAMKLQSLQVAPGRSRL, encoded by the exons ATGCTGGCTAGCAAAGCAAGACAAGTGACGTCGTCCTCCACCTGCCGACTACGACCAACTATGGCTCCTCGGAACACCAACAGGGTTTTTGTGGTCGGCGTTGGGATGACGAAG TTTGACAAGCCTGGAGCCCGTGGGGACTACGACTACCCTGACATGGCCAAGGAAGCGG GTCAGAAGGCTCTGGCGGACGCAGGGATCCCGTACTCGGCCATAGAACAAGCCTGTGTGGGATATGTCTACG GGGACTCCACGTGTGGGCAGAGGGCTATCTACCACAGCCTGGGCTTGAGCGGGATCCCCATCATCAACGTCAACAACAACTGCTCCACGGGCTCCACCGCGCTCTTCTTGGCCCGCCAGCTGGTCCGGGGAG GTCTTGCAGATTGTGTGCTCGCGCTTGGATTTGAGAAGATGGAGAGAGGCTCTTTGTCGTCGAAG TACATGGACAGGACCAGTCCCATGGACAAGCACATGGAGGTGATGATAAACCGCTACGGCATGGTGGCAGCTCCTGCGGCTGCGCAGATGTTTGGCAACGCCGGCAGGGAGCACATGGAGAAATATG GCACTAAGCCGGAGCACTTTGCCAAAATTGCCTGGAAGAACCACAAACATTCCACCAACAACCC TTACTCTCAGTTCCAGGATGAGTACACTTTGGAGCAGGTGATGAACTCCAGGAAGGTGTTTGAGTTCTTGACTCTGCTGCAGTGCTG CCCCACGTCGGACGGTGCCGGCGCTGCAGTTTTGGCCAGCGAGGACTTTGTCAGGCGTCACAGTCTGGAGAAGCAAGCAGTGGAGATCCTGGCCCAGGAGATGGTGACCGACCTGGCCTCCACCTTTGACCAGAACAGTTGCATTAAGATG GTGGGTTACGACATGTCTCGGGTGGCCGCCAAAAAGTGTTTTGACGCTGCGGGGCTGACGCCGGACGACGTGAGCGTGGTGGAGCTGCACGACTGCTTCTCTGCCAACGAGCTCATCACCTACGAGGCCCTTGGACTGTGCCCTGAAG GTAAAGGAGGTGATCTGATTGACAGAGGAGACAACACATACGGCGGCAAGTTTGTGATCAACCCCAGCGGTGGTCTGATCTCCAAAGGACATCCTTTAGGAGCCACTG GTCTGGCCCAGTGTGCTGAGCTGTGCTGGCAGCTGCGAGGTCAGGCTGGCAGGAGGCAGGTCCCTGGAGCCCAAGTGGCCCTGCAGCACAACATTGGCCTGGGAGGAGCGGTGGTTGTCACTCTTTACAGGATGGGCTTCTCACAGGATGGCAG CGCACGGGTGAGTGCAGTACCCACACATGCAAGCCACAGCTTGGAGGCCTTTAAGGCGTACCCTGTCTTCCGAGAGATTGAAAAACGCCTACAGGAG GAAGGAGAGCAGCTGGTCAAGAAGATCGGAGGCGTTTTTGCCTTCCAAGTGAAGGATGGCCCCGGTGGAAAGGAGGCCACTTGGTTTGTGGACGTGAAAAATGGCAGCGGCTCTGTCGCCAATCAACCTG GTACCAAGGCTGACTGCACCCTCTCCATGAGTGACGAGGACCTTCTGGAGTTGATGACCGGCAAGTTGAACCCACAGACG GCGTTCTTCACAGGGAAGCTGAAGGTGACGGGCAACATGGGTATGGCCATGAAGCTGCAGAGCCTTCAGGTCGCACCAGGAAGATCTCGGctatga